A window from Kovacikia minuta CCNUW1 encodes these proteins:
- a CDS encoding XdhC family protein, translated as MKELQNILTTFEQCQVLGQRSAMATVVKTSGSVYRRPGARMLLTETGQMVGAISGGCLESDVFERAKPLLLQDSNPITVLYDTTASEDIIWGLGMGCNGSVQVLIESLSTPAARTHFELIADCFRQQQPGAIATVFQIEGTVATRIGDRLLLQPDGGIGNGIVDDELTTRLLHDTKQVLAGGKTQVIAYRLENGFVEVLIEVIQPPTPLLLFGAGYDAIPVVQLAKQLGWHVTVIDHRPTYANRDRFPAADEIMVCHPNELFAHLKLNSCMVAVVMTHHYLQDQQLLQMLLPSPIRYLGMLGPKQRTQQLLEDLYTKEIVPTDAQLQRLYYPVGLDIGAETPEAIALAIVAEIQAVLSGRSGQSLRSRPGSIHAEGKPCLALV; from the coding sequence ATGAAAGAATTACAAAATATTCTCACAACGTTTGAACAGTGCCAGGTTTTAGGGCAGCGATCGGCGATGGCAACCGTTGTTAAAACCAGTGGTTCTGTCTATCGCAGACCGGGCGCACGGATGTTGCTAACTGAAACAGGGCAAATGGTTGGGGCAATCAGTGGCGGCTGTCTGGAAAGTGATGTGTTTGAACGGGCAAAACCGTTGTTGCTGCAAGATTCCAATCCCATCACCGTACTGTACGATACCACTGCCAGTGAGGATATCATTTGGGGATTGGGAATGGGTTGCAATGGTTCCGTTCAGGTGTTGATTGAATCCCTCAGCACGCCCGCCGCAAGAACGCATTTTGAATTGATTGCAGACTGTTTTCGACAACAACAACCCGGTGCGATCGCAACCGTCTTTCAGATTGAAGGAACGGTTGCAACCCGAATTGGCGATCGTCTATTGCTGCAACCGGATGGTGGAATTGGGAATGGCATTGTAGATGATGAATTGACAACTCGTTTGTTACACGACACCAAACAGGTCTTAGCTGGAGGGAAGACGCAAGTTATTGCCTACCGTTTAGAAAATGGGTTTGTTGAAGTACTGATTGAGGTGATTCAGCCACCCACGCCCCTGCTTCTCTTTGGGGCAGGGTACGACGCGATTCCTGTGGTGCAATTGGCAAAGCAACTGGGTTGGCATGTGACAGTGATTGATCATCGACCGACCTATGCAAACCGCGATCGCTTTCCAGCAGCAGACGAAATTATGGTTTGCCATCCCAATGAGCTTTTCGCTCATCTCAAATTGAATTCGTGTATGGTTGCTGTTGTCATGACACACCATTATTTGCAGGATCAACAATTGCTGCAAATGCTGTTGCCTTCTCCCATTCGTTACCTGGGAATGCTGGGACCGAAACAGCGAACCCAACAGTTGTTGGAGGATTTATACACCAAAGAAATTGTTCCCACGGATGCTCAACTGCAACGCCTCTACTATCCGGTTGGGCTGGACATTGGGGCAGAAACTCCCGAAGCCATTGCATTGGCGATCGTGGCAGAAATTCAGGCAGTTCTGTCTGGACGATCCGGGCAGTCTCTGCGATCGCGTCCGGGTTCGATTCATGCTGAAGGAAAACCATGTCTGGCGTTGGTTTAG
- a CDS encoding antibiotic biosynthesis monooxygenase has translation MNPDPITLVISELVEPSQIQAYEAWSKGFNQAARQYEGFMGVDVIRPREHAYPEYVVIVKFDSYRHLRDWWTSPTFQHWMEKGRDFVIDRTQQQHGGVELWYSLPPNASQKLPETAYYKKVILGVLAVYPLILLANALLGPILSPLPPLLGLLISVTFVSALLTYPVMPWLTQLLGFWLYPSSCRRSRRRKKGEGSQKPRVRS, from the coding sequence ATGAACCCTGACCCCATTACGCTGGTGATTTCGGAGCTGGTTGAACCCAGCCAGATTCAAGCCTATGAAGCCTGGTCGAAGGGGTTTAACCAGGCAGCCAGGCAGTACGAGGGATTTATGGGAGTGGATGTGATTCGGCCCCGTGAGCATGCCTATCCTGAGTACGTGGTGATTGTAAAGTTCGACAGTTATCGCCATCTGCGGGATTGGTGGACTTCCCCCACCTTTCAGCATTGGATGGAAAAGGGGCGTGACTTTGTTATCGATCGCACCCAGCAACAACATGGTGGGGTTGAACTGTGGTACAGCCTGCCTCCCAATGCCTCCCAAAAACTGCCCGAAACTGCTTACTACAAGAAGGTGATTCTGGGAGTATTGGCGGTTTATCCTCTGATTCTGCTGGCGAATGCCCTACTAGGTCCGATTCTAAGCCCTCTGCCGCCGCTCTTGGGTCTATTGATTTCAGTCACGTTTGTATCTGCGTTGTTGACCTATCCGGTCATGCCCTGGCTCACCCAACTGTTGGGCTTCTGGCTCTATCCCTCTTCTTGCCGGCGATCGCGAAGGCGAAAAAAAGGGGAAGGGAGTCAGAAGCCGAGAGTCAGGAGTTAA
- a CDS encoding xanthine dehydrogenase family protein molybdopterin-binding subunit, which translates to MNKVIGTAVSRKDGFAKVTGAATYSAEHDIPGLVHGYVITSTIASGRIRAIDTRVAEQSPGVIAVFTHKNAPQVFKPSNNFMTSKIYEARLPLSDNQVHYGGQIIGLVVADTFERARHGAHLVKVEYEAQKLVIEAKHAVFKEAPANFGEEFKFAKGNIEAGMASAATKIETTYTTSTELHAPMEPHAIIAHWQGADSLTIYEPSQWVALSQRTYADLFGLPSEKVRVVIPYLGGAFGSKAFPWPHGILAAAAARQIKRPLKVVLSRRQMTANTGHRSETEQTLRLGATADGTLSAIAHEVKSYTSPVDVFTEPCTGVTPVMYATPNMLLNQELAVRNTGTPTFMRAPGENPGMWALESAMDELAWALKLDPVELRLKNEAKQHQRKGLPFSAKHFADCLRVGAEQFGWKDRTPQPRSLTRDGKLVGWGMAAATFPGLRGSASAKVRLLPDGTAHVLTAGNDMGTGSYTVVAIAAAETLGIPVEKVRVEMGDSQLPDGGLAGGSQMTASLAPTVIKACQEILKTANCTTATDACAALQKSGRAAIEASASAAPGEEAKKWAFQSWGAHFCEVTVDEEIGRLRVTRWVSVMDIGRVFNAKAAASQVRGAVIMGIGQALMEECHFDPNTGFPVVYDLATYHFPAHADIPRIEVAFVGEPDLTFNPAGVRGVGEIGITGVSAAVANAVYHATGKRLRSLPLTPDKLIA; encoded by the coding sequence ATGAACAAGGTTATTGGAACAGCAGTCAGCCGCAAAGATGGATTTGCCAAGGTAACGGGTGCTGCAACCTACTCTGCCGAACATGATATTCCAGGGTTGGTACATGGCTATGTGATTACTTCTACCATTGCCAGTGGGCGGATCAGGGCGATCGACACCCGTGTAGCCGAGCAGTCACCAGGGGTAATTGCGGTTTTCACCCACAAAAACGCCCCTCAGGTGTTTAAGCCCAGCAACAACTTCATGACTTCAAAAATCTATGAAGCACGGTTGCCACTGTCAGACAACCAGGTTCATTATGGGGGGCAAATTATTGGCTTGGTCGTGGCAGATACCTTCGAGCGGGCACGGCATGGTGCCCATCTGGTCAAGGTCGAATATGAAGCCCAGAAGCTGGTGATCGAGGCAAAGCATGCCGTTTTCAAAGAAGCTCCGGCTAATTTTGGAGAGGAGTTTAAGTTTGCGAAGGGAAACATTGAAGCCGGAATGGCAAGTGCTGCAACGAAGATTGAGACGACCTACACAACTTCGACTGAATTGCACGCACCGATGGAACCCCATGCCATCATTGCCCACTGGCAGGGGGCAGATTCCCTCACGATCTATGAACCCTCCCAATGGGTCGCCCTGAGCCAGCGTACCTACGCTGACCTGTTTGGATTGCCTTCAGAGAAGGTGCGGGTTGTGATTCCCTACCTGGGGGGTGCCTTTGGTTCAAAAGCATTTCCCTGGCCCCACGGAATTTTGGCTGCTGCCGCTGCCCGTCAGATCAAGCGTCCGCTGAAGGTTGTCCTGAGTCGAAGACAGATGACAGCAAACACGGGACATCGATCGGAAACGGAGCAAACCCTGCGGCTGGGGGCAACAGCGGATGGCACACTGAGCGCGATCGCCCACGAGGTGAAATCCTATACATCACCTGTGGATGTGTTCACCGAACCCTGTACAGGTGTTACCCCTGTCATGTATGCCACACCTAATATGCTGCTGAATCAAGAACTGGCAGTCAGGAATACGGGCACCCCCACTTTTATGCGGGCACCGGGAGAGAACCCTGGCATGTGGGCACTGGAGTCGGCAATGGATGAACTCGCCTGGGCACTTAAGCTCGACCCGGTGGAGTTGCGCCTGAAAAACGAAGCAAAACAGCATCAGCGTAAGGGACTTCCCTTTTCCGCCAAACATTTTGCCGATTGTCTGCGGGTAGGGGCAGAGCAGTTTGGCTGGAAGGACAGAACGCCCCAACCCCGATCGCTGACTCGCGACGGTAAACTCGTGGGTTGGGGGATGGCGGCTGCCACCTTTCCCGGTCTTCGGGGTTCAGCTTCCGCCAAGGTGCGGTTGCTACCCGATGGAACTGCCCATGTTCTGACCGCTGGAAACGATATGGGGACGGGATCGTATACGGTTGTGGCGATCGCTGCCGCTGAAACGCTGGGAATTCCCGTCGAAAAAGTACGCGTCGAGATGGGTGACTCGCAATTACCGGATGGCGGACTGGCAGGCGGCTCTCAGATGACCGCATCCCTTGCTCCAACGGTAATCAAAGCTTGCCAGGAAATTCTCAAAACCGCGAACTGCACCACTGCAACCGATGCCTGTGCCGCCCTTCAAAAGTCAGGACGGGCAGCGATCGAAGCCTCCGCTTCCGCTGCTCCTGGGGAAGAAGCGAAGAAATGGGCGTTCCAGTCCTGGGGTGCCCACTTCTGTGAAGTCACCGTTGATGAGGAAATTGGACGGCTGCGCGTGACCCGCTGGGTATCGGTGATGGATATTGGGCGTGTGTTCAATGCCAAAGCGGCTGCCAGCCAGGTACGTGGAGCGGTCATTATGGGTATCGGGCAAGCCCTGATGGAAGAGTGCCACTTCGACCCAAATACAGGCTTTCCCGTCGTTTACGATCTTGCCACCTACCACTTTCCGGCTCACGCCGACATTCCCCGGATTGAGGTGGCTTTTGTGGGTGAACCTGACCTGACCTTCAATCCAGCAGGGGTGCGGGGTGTGGGTGAGATCGGCATCACGGGAGTTTCCGCTGCCGTTGCCAATGCGGTTTACCATGCCACAGGGAAACGACTCCGTAGTTTGCCCCTGACGCCAGATAAGTTAATTGCTTAA